A region of the Acidimicrobiales bacterium genome:
AGCTCGACGTGCTGGCGTCGACGGCGGCCGGCCATGGCGTGCAGCTCGTGACGGTCTGGCAGGACCTCGCCCAGGTGCACGCCCGCTACGGCGCGCGGGCGGGGAGCGTCGTGAACAACCACCGGGTGAAGGTGTTCCTGTCGGGCATCGCCGATCCCGGCACGCTCGAGCACGCCAGCGCGCTGATCGGCGACACCGAGCGTCGCTCGGTGACGACCACGGTCGACGGGTACGGCGCCGCCTCGGTGACCGAGTCCCCGGCCTTCCGGCGGCTGGCGCCCGCAGACGCCCTGCGGCGCATCCGCCCCGGTGAAGGAGTGGTGGTGTCCGGCCACCTCCCGCCGATCCGGCTCGCCCTGCGCCCCTGGCAGGACGATCGTGCACTGCGGGCACGCGCCGAGGCCGACGCCACGTAGGCGGCTACCGTGGCCCCGTGGTCGACGAGGCAGCGCCCGGCACCGCCCAGCCCGGCTTGGCGGAGCTGGTGGCCCAGCGCACCGCGCAGTTCCACGAGGCGGCGCGCACCGTGCGCGACGCGGCCGAAGCCGCCGGCACCCTCGTCTGGGACCCCTACGACCCGGCCTGGGTCGCGGACCCCTACGGCGTCTATGCCGCCCTGCGCCGGGACAACCCCGTGCACCGCAACGCCCTCGGGTTCTGGGTATTCACCCGGCACGCCGACTGCCTGGCCGTGCTGCGCGACCGGCGGTCGAGCAGCGACGGCCGCAACGTCGACGGCGGCTCGGTCGTCCCGCTGCGCGCCGACGAGTTCGGGCCACGGTCGGGGCCCGAGACCATGCTCGCCGAGATGGCGCCGTTCCTGTTCCGCGACCCGCCGGACCACACGCGCCTGCGCGGCCTGGTGCAGAAGGCCTTTACGCCCCGCGTCGTCGAGGGTCTGCGGCCCCGGGTGGAGGAGATCTGCGACGAGCTGCTCGACGCCGCCTTGGCGCGCGGGGAGGCGGACCTGGTCGCCGACTACGCCTACCCGCTGCCCGTGCAGATCATCGTGGAGATGCTCGGCGTCCCCGCCGAGGACCACGAGCAGTTCCGCGTGTGGTCCGACGCGCTGGCGAGGGGCCTCGACCCCGACTTCCTGCTCCCGCCGGAGGCCGTGCAGCAGCGCCTGGGGGCCATCCTGTCGTTCGTGCAGTACTTCGCCTCGCTCATCGAGCAGCGCCGCACGCGCCCGGGCGAGGACCTGCTCAGCCGGTTGATCGCCGCCGAGGAGCAGGGCGACGTGCTCACCCAGGGAGAGCTGCTCTCCACGTGCATCCTGCTGCTCGTGGCCGGCCACGAAACGACGGTGAACCTGGTGTCGGGTGGGGCGCTGGCGCTCATGGAGCATCCCGACCAGCTGGCCCGGTTCCGCGACGACTTGTCCGTGATGCGCAGCGGCGTGGAGGAGATGCTGCGCTTCGTGCCCCCGGTGCAGCTGACGGGGCGGGTGGCGCTCGAGGACATGGAGGTCGGGGGGGCCCGCATCGCCGCCGGCGAGTTCTCCATGCTGCTCATCGGGTCGGCCAACCGCGACCCCGACGCCTTCGACGATCCCGACACCTTCGACGTGGGCCGCGCCGACAACAACCACCTGGGCTTCGGCTTCGGCATCCACCACTGCCTCGGCGCGCCGCTCGCCCGGCTCGAGGCGCAGATCGCGCTGCCCGCCCTGCTGCGCCGGGCCCGGCGCCTGGAGCGCACCACCGACCAGCTGCTCTACAAGGAGAACATCGTGTTGCGGGGGCTGCAGGCCCTTCCCGTCAGCCTGTCGGCCTGACCGGACCGTCCGCACCGGCCGGCGGCACGAGCGGGACCGGCGCAGGATCAGAGCGGGGCGCCCGGCGCCACCAGGGGCCAGGGGCGCTCGCGCTCGGCGATCAGGGCCAGGTCGAGCAGCAGCTCCTCCTGGTGGTGCCGGCCGATGACCTGCATCCCCACGGGCAGCCCGTCGAAGGTGCCGACCGGGATCGACACCGCCGGGTTCCCGTTGAAGTTGGCGGGGAAGGTGAGGTTCCCCTGGTTGGCGCCCACCCGCATGATGTCGCCGAACTTCTCCATGAGGTCGACGTCGCCGACCGTCACGGGCACGGGCCCTTCGGCGGTGAAGGCCACGTCGGGGTTGGTCGAGGCGAAGATGAAGTCGACGTCGTCGAGCAGGTCGGCCATCACCTCGTGTGCCTCCACCCGGAACCGCTCAGCGGCGGCGGCCATGGCGAGGTCGTAGTGGTGGGAGGCGATGTTCATCCCCAGCATGATCTCGCCCGTGAGGTCCTGCTCGCACGCCGGGTACCGCTCCCCGAGGTCAGCGGCCAGCGTCACGAGATTGGACATGGCCCATTCCATGAGCGCCGACGGGAACGACACCACCACGTCCACGCGGGCCAGCCCGGCGTCGGCGACGAGCGCCTCGGCGGCCGAGGCGACACGCGCCGCGACCTCGGGGTGCACCACCGCCACGCCCAGGTCGACGGCGATCACGGCCCGCTTGCCGCGCAGGTCCTGGCGGTGGCTCCCGAGGCCGGCCTCCCACCCCTCGACGCGCGGCAGGCTGAGAGTGTCGTGCGGGTCGTAGCCGTTGCACACGTCGAACCACCGCGCCGTGTCGCGCACCGACCGGCTGATGCACCCGAGCGTGACGGTGTGGGGGATCTGGTGCGTGAACGGGCCCTTGGGGATGCGCCCGAAGTTCGACTTCAGGCCGAACATGCCCGTGAAGCCGGCGGGGATGCGGATCGACCCGCCCCCGTCACCGCCCGACGCGATGGGCACGAGGCCGCCGGCGACCGCCGCCGCCGACCCGCCCGAGGAGCCCCCCGGCGTGCGCTCGAGGTTCCACGGGTTGCGCGTGGTGCCGTGCAGCTTGGTGTGGGTGACGTTGATGCCGCCGAACTCGCTGGAGGTGGTCTGGCCCGCCAGGACGGCCCCGGCGTCGACGAGCCGGTGGACGTGGGTGCTCGTGTGGTCGGCCACCCGGTCGGCGTAGACGAGGGACGCTTCGGTGTAGGGCCAGCCTGCGACGGGCTCGAGCTCCTTGATCCCCACCGGCAGCCCCCCGAAGGGAAGCGACACGTCCGCCTGCGCCGCGACCCGGCGGGCCGCCTCGGCGTCGACGTGGCTGAAGGCGTTCAGGCCCGAGCGCTCGACGGCGGCCAGGGTGGCGTCGAGCGCCTCCAGGGGGCTGATCTCGCCCTTGCGGAAGGAGTCGACGAGCGAGCAGGCGTCCCCGGTCCACGGTGCGTCGGTCATGGCGCGGAGGCTACCGCGCACGGTCGGGAACGGCTCGGGCCCGCCGGCGGTCACGGACCGGCCGGCGTCAGGGAAGCACGCGGTCGGGGGCCTGGGCACCACGCGGCCGGCCGGCGGGGCCTGCGCTTGTAAGGTGCGCGCATGGAGCCGCACCGGTCCGGGCCTGCCGATCCCACGGACACGGCGGGCGCCGTGGGCACCGCCCCGGCCCCCGGCGCTCCCCCCGCCTTCTACGACGTGGTCCATCGCCGGCGCGACGTGCGGGCCGAGTTCAGCGGCGAGCCCGTCGACGAGGAGGTCCTCGCCCGGGTGCTGGGGGCCGCCCACAGCGCTCCCAGCGTGGGCCTGTCGCAGCCGTGGGACTTCGTCCTCGTCACCGACGACGCCGTCCGGCGCGCGTTCTGGGCGCATGTCCAGGAGGAGCGCAGCACCTTCGCGGCGTCCCTCGAAGGCGAGCGCGCCGAGCGGTTCGCCGGCATCAAGATCGACGGGATCCTCGAGGCGAGCCTGTCGGTGGTGGTGACCTACGACCCCGCTCGCGGGGCGCCGGGCGTGCTCGGCCGCCACGCCATCGCCGACGCCGGCCTGTACTCGGTGTGCCTCGCCATCGAGAACATGTGGCTGGCGTGCACGGCCGAGGGCTGGGGCATGGGGTGGGTGTCGTTCTACCGGGAATCCTTCCTGCGCGAGCTGCTGCACATCCCCGACGGTGTCCGGCCGGTGGCGTGGTTGTGCGTGGGCCCGGTGGGAACGCTGCAGGACACCCCCGACCTCGAGCGCCACGGCTGGCGGTCGCGCCTGCCCCTCGACGCGGTGTTGCATCTCGACCACTGGGAGATCGGCGGCGCCGAGGCGCTGCACACCGCGGCCGGGGGACGCGCCGTCGACACCGCCGCCGGGGGGCGCGCCGTCGACACCGCGGCCGGGGGGCGCGCCGTCGACACCGCGGCCGGGGGGCGCGCCCTCGACACCGCGGCCGGGGGGCGCGCCCTCGACACCGCGGCCGGGGCTGGACGAGGAGGCGCACGATGACCGAGCAGCCCACCCCGAGCCGGTCCCCCGAGGCCCCGCTGACCCTCGCCATCGACATCGGGGGGACGGGGCTCAAGGCGTCGGTGCTCGACGCCACCGGGGCGATGGTGGCCGACCGCGTCGTGGTGCGGACCACGTACCCGTGCCCCCCGGCGACGATGATCGACGACCTCGTGGCGCTGGTCGCCCCGCTCCCGTCCGCCGACCGGGTGTCGGCGGGATTCCCGGGGATGGTGCGCAACGGGCGTGTGCTGTCGGCACCGCACTTCATCACCGAGCACGGCCCGGGGACCACGATCGACCCGGTGCTCGTCAAGCTGTGGTCGGGGTTCGACCTCGCCGGGGGGCTCTCGAAGCGCCTGGGCCGGCCCACCCGGGTCGCCAACGACGCTGACGTCCAGGGCGCCGCCGTCGTGACCAGAAGAGGGCTCGAGCTCGTCGTGACCCTCGGCACGGGCGTCGGGACCGCTTTCTTCTACGACGGCCGCCTGCTGCCGCACCTGGAGTTCGCCCATCACCCCTTCCTGAAGGGCGACACCTACAACGAGCAGATCGGCGACGCGGCGCGCAAGGCCATCGGCAACGCCCGCTGGAACAAGCGCGTGCGCAAGGCCATCGTCACGCTGCGGGCGCTGTCGTTCTTCGACCACTGCTTCATCGGGGGCGGCAATGCCAAAAAGCTGCATGCCGGCCTCGGCGACGATGTTTCCATCGTGGACAACACCGCCGGCATCCTCGGGGGGATCCGGCTGTGGGACGAGTCCCACATCGCGCTATGACCGACGTCACGGGCGAGCGGCCCGGGCGCGAGGAGATGGAGCAGCTGGGGCGCCGGCGGCGGCGGCGGGCCATCCGGGGGCTGTCGTTGCTCGTCCTACTGGTGGTCGTCCTCGTCTTCGTGGTGCAGAACTCCCAACCCGTGCGCGTGCACTTCTGGTTCGTGAACCGCCATCCGCGCCTCATCTGGGTGGTACTCGCCTGCCTCGTTCTCGGCACGGTGTTCGGCTACGTCCTGGGTGGTCCCGAGCGCAAGGCCACGCGCCGGGCGCGCCGCCAGGAGAAGCAGGCCGAGCGCCAGCGACGCAAGGGCCGGATCCAGGGCTCCGACGCACCACCGGCCTAGCGGCAGTGCCCTGACACGTCGTCGGCACCCGGTAGGTTTCGGCCCGTGCGGGCGGTGACCATCGGGGACGGTGAGCTGCGCTGGGCGGAGCACCCCGACCCCGAGCCCGGTGACACCGACCTCCTGGTCGCGGTGCGGGCCGCCGGGGTCAACGCCGCCGACCTCATGCAGCGCGTCGGCCTCTACCCCGCACCCCCGGGGTCCCCGCCCGACATCCCCGGCATGGAGCTCGCCGGCGAGGTGGTCGCCACCGGCCGCCGGACGTCGCGCTTCTCGGTCGGCGACCGCGTCATGGCGGTGGTGGGCGGGGGCGCGCAGGCCGAGCTGGCCCTGGTGGACGAGCGCGGGGCCATGGCCGTGCCGGGCGGCCTGCCGTGGCCCGAGGCCGGTGGGTTCCCCGAGGTGTTCTCCACCGCCCACGACGCCCTGTTCGCCCAGTGCGGCATGTCCGTCGGCGACCGCGTGCTCGTCACCGGCGCCGCCGGGGGCGTGGGGACGGCCGGGGTGCAGCTGGCGGCCGCCGCCGGGGCCCGCTGCGTGGCGTCGGTGCGCCGTGAGGAGCTGCGCGCCGGCGTGCTCGCGCTGGGGGCGGCGGAGGCGGCCGCTCCCGACGACGCCCTCGGCTTCGGGCCGTTCGACGTCGCCCTCGAGCTCGTGGGCGCCGCCAGCATCACCGGCGTGCTCGGCGCCATGGCCACGTCGGGCCGCATCTCGGTGATCGGCGTGGGCGGCGGTGCGCGCGCCGAGATCGATCTCCTCACCGTCATGCGCGGGCGGCTTCAGGTGAGCGGCTCCACGCTGCGGGCCCGCTCCCCGGTCGAGAAGGCCGCCGTGGCCGCCGCCGTCGAGGCGCACGTGGTGCCGCTCCTGCAGGCCGGCACGGTGCGCGTGCCGGTGGCGGCCACCGTGCCCATGGAGCGCGCCACCGAGGCCTACGAGCGCTTCGCCCGGGGGGGCAAGCTCGGCAAGATCGTCCTGGTGGCGCCCGGCCCCTGACGCGCCGGCGCGTCGGGCCCCTACGGCGGCGTGCCGTCGGGCCGCTCCCGCGCCGTGCCATCGGGCCGGTCCCGCGCCGTGCCATCGGGCCGCTCCCGCGCCGTGCGCCGCGCCAGCTCGCCGAGGCCGTCGGGGGTCGCCGGCAGCACGCACGCGCCGTCCCGGTCGCGCAACCACGCCAGGTTGCGCCGGTGGAGGTCCGACGACGCGTCGAAGCGGTTCAGCACGACGACGGGGACGAGGGGAGGCCGGCCGTCGCGGCGAACGTCGGTGAGTGCGCGCACGCTGAGGCGCACGGCGTTGACGGTGCCGAGCCCGGCGTCGGCCACGAGCACCACGCCGTCGGGCCCGATGGCCCGCACCATGTCCGTGGTGTCGCCGTCGTCGGCCTGCGGCGAGCGCACACCACCGGCCATCTCCACCAGCCCCACGTCGGTGCCGGCCGGCGGCCAGGCGAGCTCACCCACCAGGTCCGCCAGCGTGGGCGGGGGGAGGCCCAGCGCGTCGGCGGCCATGGGCGGCGCCAGCGGCACCCGGTACGAGCGTCCCGGCCGGCACACCGTGGCGGGCTCCTCGCCGCTCGCCGCCCCGAGCACCTCGGCGTCGGTGGGTCCCGCACCCTCGGCGAACGACTGGGCCGGCTTGCGGGCGGCCACCGACAGGCCCGCGACGCGCCAGGTCTCGAGCAGCCGGGCGGCCACCCACGTCTTGCCCACGTCGGTGCCGGTGCCCGCCACCAGGACCACGACCGCCGGACGCGGCCCGGTCACGGGTGGTGCGGCGACTCGGTGCCCGGCGGCCCGAAGGCGGCCCGCACCTCGCCGAGGGCCTCCAGGAGCAGGGTCACGTGCGCGCTGGTGTGCGCGGCCGACAGGGTGATGCGCAGGCGCGCCGTCCCCACCGGGACCGTGGGCGGCCGGATGGCCGGCACCCACACCCCCTGGGCGCGCAGGGCGGCCGAGGCCGCCACGGCCCGGTCGTCGTCGCCGAGCACGACGGGGACGATGGGGCTCGGGTGGCCCGGGGCCACGCGGGCGACGTGGTTGGCGAGCCGCGTGCGCAGCCGGTCGCCCTCGGCCGTCTGCACCAGGCGCACCGCCGCCAGCGCGGCGGCGGCGTCGGGCGGAGTGAGCGCGGTCGTGAAGATGTAGGAGCGGGCGCGGTTGACGACGAGGTCCACGAAGGCGCGCGGTCCCGCCACGAAGCCGCCCAGCGACCCGAGCGTCTTCGACAGCGTGCCCACCCGCAGGACGTCGACCCCGCCGAGGTCGGCCGCCGGGTCGGGGCCCAGCACGCTGTGGGCCTCGTCGAGCACGAGCAGCGCGCCGTGGCGCCGGCAGGCGGCCGCCAGCTCCGCCACCGGGGCCACGTCGCCGTCCATGGAGAAGACCACGTCGCTCACGACGAGCGCTGGCCCCGTCGCCGCGCGCAGCAGCGCCTCGAGGTGGTCGGTGTCGCGGTGGCGGTAGACGGCGACCTCGGCGCGCGACATGCGGGCCCCGTCGATGATCGACGCGTGGTTGAGCTCGTCGGAGCAGATGCGCACGCCGCTGTCGCCGAAGGCACCGAGCACCCCCAGGTTGGCGCCGAACCCGGTGGGGAAGGCCGCGGCCCGCTCGGTCCCCTTCCAGGCGGCCAGCGCCGACTCGAGCTCGTCGTGCACGGGGCGCGACCCGGTGACGAGGCGGCTCGCCCCCGAGCCGGTCCCCCAGTGGTCGAGGGCCTCGTGGGCGGCGGCCACCACCGTCGGGTGCACCGACAGCCCGAGGTAGTCGTTGGACGCGAAGGCGACGACCTTGTCGCCCGTCTCGGTGAGGACGCCTTCGGGTCCCCGGGCGTCGAAGGTCACGGGGCTGCGCCACCGTCCCTCGGCCTGCAGGCGCGCGGCGCGGGCCGCCACCAGCGTGGACCACAGGCTCACCGCGCCCGACCCGGGGTCGGGCGTCACCGGTCGGTGCCTGCGGCCACCTCGGCCACCGTCGACAGTGCCTCGGCCAGGGTGGACACGATGCGGGCGATCTCGTCGTCGGTGGTCGTGAGCGGCGGCATGATGACGACCACGTCGCCGAGCGGGCGCAGGAGCACACCGCGGGCCACGGCCGCCGCGCACACCCGTCGGCCCCATCGCAGCCCGGGCGCCGGCGGCGCCAGCTCGACGCCCACCATCAGCCCGCGCTGGCGCACCGCGCCCACGGCCGGGTGCGGGGCCACCGCGTCGTCGAGCGCGGCCGCCAGCTGCTCGGCGCGCGCCGTGACGTTGGCGAGCACCGCGGGCCGCGTCACCAGGCGCAGGTGCTCGAGGGCCACGGCCGCCGCCAAGGCGTTCCCCGCGTAGGAGTGCCCGTGGTAGAAGGTGCGCGGGCCGAGGTCCTCGCCCAGAAAGGCGTCGTAGACGTGGCCCGCGGCCACCGTCGCCGACATCGGCAGGTAGCCGCCGGTGAGGCCTTTGCCCATGCACAACAGGTCGGGCCGCGTGCCGCTCCACTCGCAGGCGAACAGCCGGCCGGTGCGGCCGAAGCCGGTGGCGACCTCGTCGGCGATGAGCAGCACCCCGGCCCGGCGGCACGCGGCCGCGAACCGGGCCACCTCGCCGGGGTCGGTCACCAGCATGCCCGCCGCCCCCTGCACGAGCGGCTCGAGCACCGCCGCGGCCAGCTCCCCGGCGTGGGCGTCCACGGCGGCGACGGCCTTGACCGCCCACCCCGGGTCGTCGTAGCCGGGGGTGCGCACCACGGGGAAGCGCAGCGGGTCGAAGACGTCGGTGCCGAAGCCGCCGTCGCCGAGCGACAGGCCCCCCACGGTGTCGCCGTGGTAGGCGTTGCCCAGTGCGAGGTAGCGATCGCGGCCCTCGACCCCCTGGTTGGTCCAGTACTGAACGGCGATCTTGAGCGCCTGCTCCACCGCCGAGGCTCCGTCGGAGGCGAACAGGAAGTGCGGCGCGTCCACCGGCACCACCGCGGCCAGGGCCTCGGCCAGCTCGACCACCACCCGGTTGCCGTTGCCGAGGAGGGTGGAGTGGGCGACCCGGTCGAGCTGGCGGCGCAGGGCGGCGTCGAGCTCGGGGACGCCGTGGCCGAGGGTGGTGACCCACAGCGACGAGATGGCGTCGAGGTAGCGCCGACCCTCGACGTCCACGAGCTCCCGCCCCTCGGCGTGGTCCACGATCACCGGGGCGTTGTCGCCGTAGGCGGCCATCTGGGTGAACCCGTGCCACACCACGGCCGCGTCGCGTGCCGCCCAGTCGGTCGTGTCGGCCGACTCCCCCCGGCCCGCGATCGGTGTCACCGCCGTGGAGTCTCTCCCAGGGTGGGGCATCGGTCCAGCTCCGGCCGCTCAGACCTGCGAGCGCCCCCGGTCCACGATCCCCTGGCGGCGGCGCTCGATCTCGGCCGGGTCGACCCCGCCGCGCTGGAACACGGCCGCCGCGCGCCGCTCGGCCTCCCAGGCCTCACCACCGGTGACCCGGCTGGCCTCCTCGTAGGTGGCGAGGATGGCGGCCACCGCCCGGCGGTCGCTCGACACGATGTCGGCGGCCAGCCGACGGGCGAAGGGCAGGAGGTCCTCGTGGGGCACCACGTGGTTGACCAACCCCCAGGCGAGCGCGGTGGCCGCGTCCACGAAGTTGCCGGTGGCCGTCATCTCCCGGGCGCGGCGGATCCCGACCGCCTGGGGGAGCAGGACGGTCAGCCCCCACAGCGGGTGGACACCGACGCGCCCGTGGGTGTCGGCGAAGCGCGCCCGCTCCGAGGCCACCAGGAAGTCGCAGTTGAGCGCCAGCTCCAGCCCACCGGTCACCGCCACGCCGTTGACGGCCCCGATGATCGGCTTCGTCGTCGGCAGTGTGGCCCCCCGGCCCCCGCGCCCGCGGCGACGTTGGCCGCCGTCGTCGCGCCCGGCGCCGGTCACACCGTCACCCGCCACACGCTTGAGTGGGCCGCCGTCGACGCCGAGCTCCTTCAGGTCGAGGCCGGCACAGAAGGCGGGGTCGGCACCGGTGAGGATGAGCACGTCCACGTCGTCACGGTCGTCGGCCTCCCCGACCAGGTGGGCGAGTGCCCGCACCAACTCCGTCGACAGGGCGTTGCGCGCCTCGGGCCGGTTGAGCGTCACCGTGGCGACGCGCTCGACGACCTCGAGGAGCGCGACGTCGGGCACGGCTCCTGGGTCCCGGTCGGCTAGGTGGTGACGATGACGCTCGACCCGTGGCCGAACAGTCCCTGGTTGGCGGTGACGCCCACCCGGGCGCCCTCGACCTGGCGCCCCGGCGCCCGGCCCCGCAGTTGCCACACCAGCTCGCACACCTGGGCGATGGCCTGGGCCGGGATGGCCTCGCCGAAGCTCGACAGGCCGCCGCTCGGGTTGACCGGGATGCGGCCGCCGATGGCGGTGTCACCGTCGCGCAGCAGGCGCTCGGCCTCACCCTCCTTGCACAGGCCCACGTCCTCGTACCAGTCGAGCTCGAGGGCGGAGGA
Encoded here:
- a CDS encoding 8-amino-7-oxononanoate synthase: MTPDPGSGAVSLWSTLVAARAARLQAEGRWRSPVTFDARGPEGVLTETGDKVVAFASNDYLGLSVHPTVVAAAHEALDHWGTGSGASRLVTGSRPVHDELESALAAWKGTERAAAFPTGFGANLGVLGAFGDSGVRICSDELNHASIIDGARMSRAEVAVYRHRDTDHLEALLRAATGPALVVSDVVFSMDGDVAPVAELAAACRRHGALLVLDEAHSVLGPDPAADLGGVDVLRVGTLSKTLGSLGGFVAGPRAFVDLVVNRARSYIFTTALTPPDAAAALAAVRLVQTAEGDRLRTRLANHVARVAPGHPSPIVPVVLGDDDRAVAASAALRAQGVWVPAIRPPTVPVGTARLRITLSAAHTSAHVTLLLEALGEVRAAFGPPGTESPHHP
- a CDS encoding cytochrome P450 — translated: MVDEAAPGTAQPGLAELVAQRTAQFHEAARTVRDAAEAAGTLVWDPYDPAWVADPYGVYAALRRDNPVHRNALGFWVFTRHADCLAVLRDRRSSSDGRNVDGGSVVPLRADEFGPRSGPETMLAEMAPFLFRDPPDHTRLRGLVQKAFTPRVVEGLRPRVEEICDELLDAALARGEADLVADYAYPLPVQIIVEMLGVPAEDHEQFRVWSDALARGLDPDFLLPPEAVQQRLGAILSFVQYFASLIEQRRTRPGEDLLSRLIAAEEQGDVLTQGELLSTCILLLVAGHETTVNLVSGGALALMEHPDQLARFRDDLSVMRSGVEEMLRFVPPVQLTGRVALEDMEVGGARIAAGEFSMLLIGSANRDPDAFDDPDTFDVGRADNNHLGFGFGIHHCLGAPLARLEAQIALPALLRRARRLERTTDQLLYKENIVLRGLQALPVSLSA
- a CDS encoding LapA family protein encodes the protein MTDVTGERPGREEMEQLGRRRRRRAIRGLSLLVLLVVVLVFVVQNSQPVRVHFWFVNRHPRLIWVVLACLVLGTVFGYVLGGPERKATRRARRQEKQAERQRRKGRIQGSDAPPA
- a CDS encoding amidase; this translates as MTDAPWTGDACSLVDSFRKGEISPLEALDATLAAVERSGLNAFSHVDAEAARRVAAQADVSLPFGGLPVGIKELEPVAGWPYTEASLVYADRVADHTSTHVHRLVDAGAVLAGQTTSSEFGGINVTHTKLHGTTRNPWNLERTPGGSSGGSAAAVAGGLVPIASGGDGGGSIRIPAGFTGMFGLKSNFGRIPKGPFTHQIPHTVTLGCISRSVRDTARWFDVCNGYDPHDTLSLPRVEGWEAGLGSHRQDLRGKRAVIAVDLGVAVVHPEVAARVASAAEALVADAGLARVDVVVSFPSALMEWAMSNLVTLAADLGERYPACEQDLTGEIMLGMNIASHHYDLAMAAAAERFRVEAHEVMADLLDDVDFIFASTNPDVAFTAEGPVPVTVGDVDLMEKFGDIMRVGANQGNLTFPANFNGNPAVSIPVGTFDGLPVGMQVIGRHHQEELLLDLALIAERERPWPLVAPGAPL
- a CDS encoding dethiobiotin synthase gives rise to the protein MTGPRPAVVVLVAGTGTDVGKTWVAARLLETWRVAGLSVAARKPAQSFAEGAGPTDAEVLGAASGEEPATVCRPGRSYRVPLAPPMAADALGLPPPTLADLVGELAWPPAGTDVGLVEMAGGVRSPQADDGDTTDMVRAIGPDGVVLVADAGLGTVNAVRLSVRALTDVRRDGRPPLVPVVVLNRFDASSDLHRRNLAWLRDRDGACVLPATPDGLGELARRTARERPDGTARDRPDGTARERPDGTPP
- the bioA gene encoding adenosylmethionine--8-amino-7-oxononanoate transaminase, with product MTPIAGRGESADTTDWAARDAAVVWHGFTQMAAYGDNAPVIVDHAEGRELVDVEGRRYLDAISSLWVTTLGHGVPELDAALRRQLDRVAHSTLLGNGNRVVVELAEALAAVVPVDAPHFLFASDGASAVEQALKIAVQYWTNQGVEGRDRYLALGNAYHGDTVGGLSLGDGGFGTDVFDPLRFPVVRTPGYDDPGWAVKAVAAVDAHAGELAAAVLEPLVQGAAGMLVTDPGEVARFAAACRRAGVLLIADEVATGFGRTGRLFACEWSGTRPDLLCMGKGLTGGYLPMSATVAAGHVYDAFLGEDLGPRTFYHGHSYAGNALAAAVALEHLRLVTRPAVLANVTARAEQLAAALDDAVAPHPAVGAVRQRGLMVGVELAPPAPGLRWGRRVCAAAVARGVLLRPLGDVVVIMPPLTTTDDEIARIVSTLAEALSTVAEVAAGTDR
- a CDS encoding zinc-binding dehydrogenase, which encodes MRAVTIGDGELRWAEHPDPEPGDTDLLVAVRAAGVNAADLMQRVGLYPAPPGSPPDIPGMELAGEVVATGRRTSRFSVGDRVMAVVGGGAQAELALVDERGAMAVPGGLPWPEAGGFPEVFSTAHDALFAQCGMSVGDRVLVTGAAGGVGTAGVQLAAAAGARCVASVRREELRAGVLALGAAEAAAPDDALGFGPFDVALELVGAASITGVLGAMATSGRISVIGVGGGARAEIDLLTVMRGRLQVSGSTLRARSPVEKAAVAAAVEAHVVPLLQAGTVRVPVAATVPMERATEAYERFARGGKLGKIVLVAPGP
- the bluB gene encoding 5,6-dimethylbenzimidazole synthase; the protein is MEPHRSGPADPTDTAGAVGTAPAPGAPPAFYDVVHRRRDVRAEFSGEPVDEEVLARVLGAAHSAPSVGLSQPWDFVLVTDDAVRRAFWAHVQEERSTFAASLEGERAERFAGIKIDGILEASLSVVVTYDPARGAPGVLGRHAIADAGLYSVCLAIENMWLACTAEGWGMGWVSFYRESFLRELLHIPDGVRPVAWLCVGPVGTLQDTPDLERHGWRSRLPLDAVLHLDHWEIGGAEALHTAAGGRAVDTAAGGRAVDTAAGGRAVDTAAGGRALDTAAGGRALDTAAGAGRGGAR
- a CDS encoding enoyl-CoA hydratase → MPDVALLEVVERVATVTLNRPEARNALSTELVRALAHLVGEADDRDDVDVLILTGADPAFCAGLDLKELGVDGGPLKRVAGDGVTGAGRDDGGQRRRGRGGRGATLPTTKPIIGAVNGVAVTGGLELALNCDFLVASERARFADTHGRVGVHPLWGLTVLLPQAVGIRRAREMTATGNFVDAATALAWGLVNHVVPHEDLLPFARRLAADIVSSDRRAVAAILATYEEASRVTGGEAWEAERRAAAVFQRGGVDPAEIERRRQGIVDRGRSQV
- a CDS encoding ROK family protein produces the protein MTEQPTPSRSPEAPLTLAIDIGGTGLKASVLDATGAMVADRVVVRTTYPCPPATMIDDLVALVAPLPSADRVSAGFPGMVRNGRVLSAPHFITEHGPGTTIDPVLVKLWSGFDLAGGLSKRLGRPTRVANDADVQGAAVVTRRGLELVVTLGTGVGTAFFYDGRLLPHLEFAHHPFLKGDTYNEQIGDAARKAIGNARWNKRVRKAIVTLRALSFFDHCFIGGGNAKKLHAGLGDDVSIVDNTAGILGGIRLWDESHIAL